The DNA sequence CATTAAAACGAAGAAGAACACGTAAACTAAAGGAGAAGAATTTTGAGAGAAATGGCGGTCTGCTACTACGTCAACAAGTGTCTTCTAGTGAAGGTAACATCGACACAACACAATTGTATACTTCAAAGGAGCTCGCTATGGCTACTGATAACTATCATAAAGATCGAATCCTTGGACAAGGAGGACAAGGTACTGTTTATAAAGGAATGTTGACTGATGGAAGAATAGTAGCAGTGAAAAAGTCCAAGATAGAAGATGAAACCAAGCAGGAACATTTTATCAATGAGGTTgtaattttatcaaaaataaacCACCGAAATATTGTGAAGCTACATGGATGTTGCTTGGAGACAGATGTCCCTTTACTGGTTTATGAGTTCATCCCCAATGGAACTCTTTTCGAATATATACATGACCACAGTGAAGACTTTCCACTGACATGGGATATTCGTGTACGTATCGCTAAAGAAATTGCAGGAGCTCTCTTCTATTTACACTCTGCTGCATCAATTCCAATATATCATCGAGATATAAAATCTACAAATATACTTTTGGACAAAAAGTATACAGCAAAATTGGCAGATTTTGGAACTTCAAAATCTATATCGATTGATCAAACTCACCTGACTACAAGAGTACAAGGTACATTTGGATACTTGGATCCTGAATTCTTCCAATCAAGCCAATTTACAGACAAAAGCGATGTTTATAGCTTTGGTGTAGTTCTTGTTGAGCTCTTGACAGGACAAAAACCAATCCTTGCACCTAGAGCTCATGACGAAGGACGAAGTTTAGCAACACATTTCATAATGACAATGAAAGAGAATCGTATATTTGACATTCTTGACACCCTAATTGCAAAAGAGGGTCGGAAAGAAGAAATCATAATATTTGCCAACATTGCTTATAGATGCTTGAACTTGAACGGGAGGAAAAGGCCTACAATGAAACAAGTTGCAGCAGAGCTAGAAAGCATCGGCATGCCACGTAATTCACCTACAGCTGAACAGCACTATGAAGAATTTGAATATCCAGTAACTGATCAACTAAATGGGCTTTGGGAGCTTACTTCAACTTCTACGAGCTCCTCTGCAAGCGTCTTGTTAGAAAATAAAATACGTAGTTTGGCAAAGCCTAGTTCGGCTACATGGTCTTAACAGAGAGCAAATTATCAGGCTATAAGAATGACGGAGAAGTGCTGAATACTCTCatcttcctgttgccctgtatGTGTGTAGGTAACTAACTATGAACTGTGTTTGCATTTTAAGTGTGTGTTTAACTATCAACTGGATTTATTCAATCGTATGATTAAATATTAAGAATTATTTTTAGTACTTTATACTAAATAACTTGGTGGACGAGCTTGGTGATGTTGGACAGAGAGGAAGGTTTAAATTAATGTCTGGAATGTGAAGAGAGGCAGAGCTTTATACTGTGATAATTATCCACACACTTAACTCTGGTAAGTATGTTGAAACATAATAGTCTGACAGAATATTCTGACACCTAATTGTCTTGGCCTATTTTAATGATCTAGAATTATTAAGCTGAGAAGTAAAATTTAATGTTAAGAAATTTAATTTCGGTTGTGTAATATAAGGCAGTAAAGATCAAATTTTTAGTTAAATATGTGAATGATACCATTATATgtgttaataaaaataaatgaaacaGTGCGGTATAAAAAGTATGAACTGTAGTTCCTCAAAAGTCAAATTTTgagaattataaaattatatggTATTTCGATAACACACAACCAGATTTTATCAATACAATGTTGTATTTCGAAGGGGGTTAAATCTCAATATGGTCACTGAACTGAAGGGCACATATTAGAAAACACACTCAAGCTACCGGCGTCTCACTTGCACCACTGTAGTTGCAAGTAATGATAGGCCCGTTAGTCTTCGTTGTTGACTTGACGGGAGAATTGACGTGGCATGCATCTGTTTGACCGCGTGTATGTAACAGTTCTTTTTTTTTTCACGTGGCTGACTGCAACGGCTACTTCTTTTACAGCTGAGTCagtatatatataacaattaggGTTCTTGATTGTTGAATGAACCCAAATACAAATTCTCTTCATTTCACTTCAATTCGGATTATATAGCTATTGCTGATATGTCAACCAATAGAAGCCCCATGGGTAGAAGCACCGGAAGTTCCTCCTCTCTGCAGTCGGTGAAGAAGGAAGAACATAAATTGTGTTTTTGTGGGAGACAAGCTAGAATTTGTGTTTCTTGGACTTTAAAAAATCCTGGGTAAATCACAGGAGGATTTATTTGGAGGAGAAATTGAAGCTTGTTGAAGATGATTTATCCGTGAGTGTTGAAAAAAAGAAGCTTTTGAAGGAAGAAAGAAAGGTGTTGATTGATGATAGAATTATGTTAGAGGCTGAGAAGCAAAAAATGAAAAGACAATTGAAGATTTGTATATTGGTAGCTGTGTTGGTGGTTGCATTTGTGATGAACATGTAGTAGTTGGTTTATGGCAGTAAATGTGTATGTGTAATGGTGGTTAGGAGTAATTGTTTTGATCAGAATGTGTTGTATGTTTGGCATATATGCAATGAATGAAAAGGTCATAAAGACCAAATTTTGCTACTTGTACTACTTTGCAATTTGTCATGacaattataataaattttgacaTATAACAGTTGAGAGTAACATGACAAAAATCTAAATAAATAGCATAAATTAGCCAATAAGTCTTGAATACCAAATCCAAAGAAGTCTTACAATTACATGAAAAGCACATCCAAGGTCTTAAACCAACACAGATAATAAAATTACATCAAAAGCAAATCCAATGTCTTAAAGTCATAATGTTTAGGCCTAAAATGCAAACTTGATTCACTCAGCTAGGTTAATTGGATCTTCTAGAGAGTTCTTGAACCCACTCAGTCTCTTTAACTCAGTGTTTAGTCTAAATGCATAAGTCCTTTTCTCTGGTGAACTACTGCTCTGTTTAGCTCTTGTAGGTGGTATGTTTGCAGGTGGTGTACATCTTGGTGGTCTGAAAGGGACCAATCCTGGTGTAGGCATGAACACAGCCTTTGTCCCTACAGGACCTCTAAGCTTCTCACTGAACTGAGCATAGTCCTTGCCACTAACCTCCCATTCATCTGCACCTTTACCTTTCACCAAAGGCATCTTCTTTCTTGGAACTTTCTTAAAGAAAGCAAGGGGCTCATCATCAGCCAGCTGAACTCCTTCTGTTCCACCTTTAGCCACTGCCTTGGCCTTCTTCTGTTTCATCCTAAATGTTGAAATTGTTTCCTCAATTAAATCATCAATGCCTTGACACTTCTCTGCATCCTCCCTTTCCTGGTGATCAGCTTCATCATTTGTATAATCCTGCTCAAACAATCTCCATACATCTTCTTCACCTATCTCACTTTCATCACTgtcatctttttcttcctcctgCATAGGCAACTTCCCTTTACCTTTATATGGTGGCTCATTTACCTTTTTAGCACCAGTCTGTGAGCTTTGAGTTTGTGGCTCATTAATTTTAATTCCTTTTTGAGGCCTTCTCACAGCTAGCTTTTGCCTTTTCTTCTCCTTGGTTGACTTGTTCACAGGTTCTGTGGTGTTGTCTTTTCTTTTCTTACTTGCCTCTTCATCAGGTGCAGCTTCATTCTCACCAGACTTCTTAGTTGGGCATTTAGAGACTCTATGGCCTGGAAGTCTGCAATTACTACAATGCATTACTCTCTTATTGGTGAACCTCTGTAGTAAAACTCCAGGGGATGGTGTTGCTTGACTTCTGCTACCTCCCTCCCACTCCTCTCTCCTCCTCATTTTCTTGGGCCTTCCTCTTAGTTTTTTAGGAATATCTGGTGGCAACATTGTTTCAGTTGAGTGGAAATCCCAATATTCTTCCCCCTTCATTGCTTCCAGTGAAAATTTGTAGGTAGCAAGGTATTTATCCCTTTTATAGTACTCAGACACATAGTCAAGTGGTTCTTGCCTCCTTGAGTGGATAGCAGCAATGGCATGATGGCATGGTATGCCTGTGAGATCATACATTCTGCAGTCACAACTTCCATTCTCTAAATCAACTGTTACAGATCTTGTTCCACTCTTCACCTGAAACTTCTTGGCCCCATCCCAAGTAGCAGACCATTTTCTTGATTCTGTGACTAGAAAATCCAATTTCTTCTTAATTCTGGGACATATCTGGAGATTAGTGTTCAGCATCTCATCCCTTCTTGTAGTCATTCTTGTCATCAGCTTATAGTGAATCTCTTGTAGCATTGTAAGCAGGGGCATAAACCTAGTCCACAAAATAGACTT is a window from the Apium graveolens cultivar Ventura chromosome 1, ASM990537v1, whole genome shotgun sequence genome containing:
- the LOC141660750 gene encoding wall-associated receptor kinase-like 8; its protein translation is MELVLRLILVVVFIQGVSAQPIAKPGCQERCGNVTIFYPFGIGTDCSADMSFAIYCNTAFNPAKPFLPSLNYSNLEVLNISPQDSTVQVTSPVLRDCTDRSNIEQVISLFFPFTYSVTRNRLTALGCDNLAFLTQNGSNIGGCMTFCGNTGYQNNCFGINCCQITIPPVNNNFNMYLKSTKSGDSGPKCRYVFIVEQKWFRNLKDIYSVQQMKKVPAVLDWKLNGSCSGDNRLCAEHAFCETSSDIIETGTVTGSWCYCQYGYEGNPYMRDGCQENKKDKKAKAKKALTVLGIAAGAGLGVLLMVAVTWWLCKALKRRRTRKLKEKNFERNGGLLLRQQVSSSEGNIDTTQLYTSKELAMATDNYHKDRILGQGGQGTVYKGMLTDGRIVAVKKSKIEDETKQEHFINEVVILSKINHRNIVKLHGCCLETDVPLLVYEFIPNGTLFEYIHDHSEDFPLTWDIRVRIAKEIAGALFYLHSAASIPIYHRDIKSTNILLDKKYTAKLADFGTSKSISIDQTHLTTRVQGTFGYLDPEFFQSSQFTDKSDVYSFGVVLVELLTGQKPILAPRAHDEGRSLATHFIMTMKENRIFDILDTLIAKEGRKEEIIIFANIAYRCLNLNGRKRPTMKQVAAELESIGMPRNSPTAEQHYEEFEYPVTDQLNGLWELTSTSTSSSASVLLENKIRSLAKPSSATWS
- the LOC141660755 gene encoding uncharacterized protein LOC141660755; this translates as MPLLTMLQEIHYKLMTRMTTRRDEMLNTNLQICPRIKKKLDFLVTESRKWSATWDGAKKFQVKSGTRSVTVDLENGSCDCRMYDLTGIPCHHAIAAIHSRRQEPLDYVSEYYKRDKYLATYKFSLEAMKGEEYWDFHSTETMLPPDIPKKLRGRPKKMRRREEWEGGSRSQATPSPGVLLQRFTNKRVMHCSNCRLPGHRVSKCPTKKSGENEAAPDEEASKKRKDNTTEPVNKSTKEKKRQKLAVRRPQKGIKINEPQTQSSQTGAKKVNEPPYKGKGKLPMQEEEKDDSDESEIGEEDVWRLFEQDYTNDEADHQEREDAEKCQGIDDLIEETISTFRMKQKKAKAVAKGGTEGVQLADDEPLAFFKKVPRKKMPLVKGKGADEWEVSGKDYAQFSEKLRGPVGTKAVFMPTPGLVPFRPPRCTPPANIPPTRAKQSSSSPEKRTYAFRLNTELKRLSGFKNSLEDPINLAE